From Pseudomonas putida, one genomic window encodes:
- a CDS encoding four-helix bundle copper-binding protein, which produces MNSRFEECISECLRCALACEGCATACLQEQDVKMMADCIKLDRDCADMCKLAATLMARESMLARELCALCAKICRACGEECGQHKADHCQHCAQACMACAESCEAMAA; this is translated from the coding sequence ATGAACAGTCGCTTTGAAGAATGCATCTCGGAATGCCTGCGCTGTGCGCTGGCCTGTGAAGGCTGTGCGACAGCCTGCCTTCAAGAACAGGATGTAAAAATGATGGCTGACTGCATCAAGCTGGACAGGGATTGCGCAGATATGTGCAAGCTTGCGGCTACCTTGATGGCACGAGAAAGCATGCTTGCCAGAGAGCTATGTGCCCTATGCGCCAAAATTTGCCGGGCCTGCGGGGAGGAGTGCGGTCAGCATAAGGCAGACCACTGTCAGCATTGCGCACAGGCCTGTATGGCCTGCGCAGAATCCTGCGAAGCAATGGCTGCGTAG
- a CDS encoding copper-binding protein: protein MKKLFVIAGLVTVFAASVHAQDMDGMDMKNMPASAEGGQGTQAASTAHAEGTIKALDPQSGKITLAHGPVAELKWPAMTMGFQAEPARLNGLNVGDKVEFAFRMEGSVAKIVSIQKQ from the coding sequence ATGAAAAAGCTATTCGTCATCGCAGGCCTGGTCACAGTTTTCGCCGCCAGTGTGCATGCCCAGGACATGGATGGTATGGACATGAAGAACATGCCAGCTTCCGCCGAGGGTGGCCAAGGCACCCAGGCGGCATCCACTGCGCATGCTGAAGGGACAATTAAGGCGCTGGATCCGCAAAGCGGAAAAATCACCTTGGCCCACGGCCCAGTAGCAGAGCTCAAATGGCCGGCGATGACCATGGGTTTCCAAGCGGAACCTGCACGGCTGAACGGCTTGAACGTAGGAGACAAGGTGGAATTTGCATTCCGTATGGAGGGAAGCGTCGCGAAAATCGTGAGCATTCAGAAGCAGTGA
- a CDS encoding efflux RND transporter permease subunit, with protein MIAKLIRWSVGNRVLVLLATLFLVAWGFVSVRSLPIDALPDLSDVQVIIRTSYPGQAPQIVENQVTYPLTTTMLSVPGAKTVRGFSAFGDSFVYVLFEDGTDLYWARSRVLEYLSQAQSRLPAAAKPVLGPDATGVGWIYQYALVDRNGGHDLSQLRSLQDWFLRYELKTLPDVAEVATIGGMIKQYQVVLDPLRMASLGITQAEVVEAIGKANQETGGGVLEQGEAEFMVRAAGYLTSLDDFRAIPLRLAAKGVPVKLGDVATVQIGPEARRGIGELDGLGEAVGGVVILRSGKNAREAIAHVKAKLETLKKGLPTGVELVTVYDRSQLIDRAVENLSHKLVEEFVVVALVCAAFLWHLRSSLVAIVSLPVGILIALIVMRHQGINANIMSLGGIAIAIGAMVDAAVVMIENAHKRVEAWNSRHPSQLLRGEAHWKVMTEAAVEVGPALFFSLMIITLSFIPVFTLQAQEGRLFAPLAFTKTYAMAAAAALSVTLIPVLMGYWIRGPLPAEQRNPLNRVLIRLYRPALEVVLRRPLVTLAGAALILLSSLWPLNHLGGEFLPPLDEGDLLYMPSALPGLSAQKASELLQRTDRLIRTVPEVASVFGKAGRAESATDPAPLEMFETTVRLKPKSEWRTGMTTEKLIEELDRIVRVPGLTNIWIPPIRNRIDMLATGIKSPIGVKVAGSDLNQIDRATLAVERAAKKVPGVTSALAERLTGGRYIDLDIDRHAAARYGLNITDVQAIVAGAIGGETIGETVEGLARYPISVRYPREWRDSVEALRQLPIYTSQGGQLTLGTVARIRIADGPPMLKSENARPSGWVYIDVRGRDLSSVVADLRQSIDSEVKLDPGMSLSYSGQFEYLERANARLAWVVPATLAIIFVLLYLTFGRFGEAMLIMGTLPFALTGGVWLLYLLGYNLSVATGVGFIALAGVAAEFGVIMLIYLNNAWAERQAECETTRAALLDAIREGAVQRIRPKAMTVAVIVAGLLPILWSSGTGSEVMSRIAVPMVGGMLTAPLLSLFVIPAAYWLVRRRELAVTTPHFSGVIQ; from the coding sequence ATGATTGCCAAACTGATTCGCTGGTCGGTAGGCAACCGCGTGCTGGTGCTTCTCGCCACGCTGTTTCTGGTGGCATGGGGATTCGTCTCGGTGAGGAGCCTGCCAATCGACGCCTTGCCCGACCTGTCGGATGTACAGGTGATCATCCGCACGTCCTACCCAGGACAGGCACCTCAGATCGTTGAGAATCAGGTGACCTATCCGCTGACCACCACCATGCTTTCGGTTCCGGGAGCCAAAACAGTACGTGGCTTCTCCGCATTCGGTGACAGCTTCGTCTACGTGCTGTTCGAGGATGGCACCGATCTGTATTGGGCGCGCTCTCGGGTTCTTGAGTATCTGAGCCAGGCGCAATCGCGATTACCTGCGGCAGCCAAGCCGGTATTGGGACCGGACGCCACCGGAGTGGGCTGGATTTATCAGTATGCGCTGGTTGATCGCAATGGCGGCCATGACCTGTCGCAACTGCGCAGCCTGCAGGACTGGTTCCTGCGCTATGAGCTCAAGACCCTGCCGGATGTCGCTGAGGTGGCCACCATCGGCGGTATGATCAAGCAGTACCAAGTCGTCCTCGATCCGCTTCGCATGGCCAGCCTCGGTATCACCCAAGCTGAAGTGGTGGAGGCTATAGGCAAGGCCAACCAGGAGACCGGTGGCGGTGTGCTGGAGCAAGGCGAAGCAGAATTCATGGTTCGTGCGGCGGGCTACTTAACATCGTTGGACGATTTCAGAGCGATCCCACTGCGACTGGCTGCCAAGGGCGTGCCGGTGAAGTTAGGCGATGTCGCTACGGTGCAGATAGGTCCGGAAGCCCGCAGAGGCATAGGCGAGCTGGACGGCCTCGGTGAGGCCGTAGGTGGAGTGGTTATCCTGCGCAGCGGCAAGAATGCTCGTGAGGCCATCGCGCACGTTAAGGCCAAGCTCGAAACCTTGAAGAAAGGCCTACCTACCGGGGTGGAGCTTGTCACCGTCTACGACCGCAGCCAGCTGATCGACCGTGCTGTGGAGAATCTCAGTCACAAACTTGTCGAGGAGTTTGTGGTAGTGGCGTTGGTATGCGCAGCGTTTCTCTGGCACCTGCGCTCGTCGCTGGTTGCCATCGTGTCGCTGCCCGTGGGAATTCTGATTGCGCTGATCGTCATGCGTCATCAGGGCATCAACGCCAACATCATGTCCCTTGGCGGAATCGCTATAGCCATCGGTGCAATGGTGGACGCTGCCGTGGTCATGATCGAGAACGCCCACAAACGAGTTGAGGCCTGGAATTCCCGGCACCCTAGTCAACTTTTGCGGGGCGAAGCGCATTGGAAGGTTATGACGGAGGCAGCCGTGGAGGTTGGTCCTGCGCTGTTCTTCAGCCTCATGATCATCACGCTCTCGTTCATCCCGGTGTTCACACTGCAAGCCCAAGAGGGCCGCCTCTTTGCCCCCCTGGCCTTTACCAAGACATACGCAATGGCAGCGGCGGCTGCGTTATCGGTGACCCTGATACCGGTGCTGATGGGGTACTGGATCAGAGGGCCACTGCCAGCGGAACAGCGCAACCCGCTCAACAGGGTGCTCATCCGGCTATACCGTCCGGCATTGGAGGTCGTCCTGCGCCGGCCTCTGGTGACCCTCGCTGGAGCAGCGCTTATCCTGCTCAGCAGTCTGTGGCCCTTGAACCATCTCGGCGGCGAGTTTCTTCCCCCCCTTGATGAAGGTGATCTGCTCTACATGCCTTCAGCCTTGCCTGGGCTCTCGGCGCAGAAAGCTTCAGAGCTGTTGCAGCGAACGGATCGCTTGATTCGTACCGTCCCCGAGGTAGCCAGTGTTTTTGGTAAGGCCGGCCGCGCCGAGTCGGCCACCGACCCTGCACCTCTGGAGATGTTCGAGACCACCGTGCGGCTCAAGCCCAAGAGTGAATGGCGTACCGGTATGACCACGGAGAAGCTCATCGAAGAGCTTGACCGTATCGTGCGTGTGCCCGGGCTCACCAACATCTGGATTCCGCCTATCCGCAACCGGATTGACATGCTGGCCACCGGCATCAAGAGTCCAATCGGCGTCAAGGTTGCCGGCAGCGATCTGAACCAGATAGACCGGGCTACCCTTGCTGTGGAGCGGGCAGCGAAAAAGGTGCCTGGAGTGACTTCGGCCCTGGCAGAGCGTTTGACTGGCGGCCGCTACATAGATCTGGACATCGACCGCCATGCCGCTGCCCGTTATGGCCTGAACATCACCGACGTTCAGGCTATTGTTGCCGGTGCAATAGGTGGCGAAACCATTGGGGAAACGGTTGAAGGGTTAGCTCGTTATCCCATCAGCGTGCGCTATCCACGCGAATGGCGTGATTCCGTGGAGGCGTTGCGTCAGCTTCCGATCTACACCTCGCAGGGCGGCCAGCTCACGCTCGGCACCGTGGCCCGCATACGTATTGCCGATGGCCCGCCAATGCTCAAGAGCGAGAATGCTCGCCCCTCAGGTTGGGTGTACATCGATGTGCGCGGCCGAGACCTATCGTCTGTTGTCGCAGACCTACGTCAATCTATCGACAGCGAGGTAAAGCTCGATCCGGGCATGAGCTTGAGCTACTCCGGTCAGTTCGAATACCTGGAGCGGGCGAACGCCCGCCTGGCCTGGGTGGTGCCGGCCACCTTGGCCATTATCTTCGTGCTGCTTTACCTGACATTTGGGCGCTTCGGTGAAGCAATGCTCATCATGGGCACCTTACCTTTTGCCCTAACCGGAGGCGTTTGGCTGCTGTATCTGCTGGGCTACAACCTGTCGGTGGCCACAGGCGTAGGTTTCATTGCCCTGGCCGGCGTAGCGGCGGAGTTCGGGGTGATCATGCTCATTTACCTGAATAACGCTTGGGCTGAGCGTCAGGCCGAATGCGAAACCACACGCGCAGCGCTGCTCGATGCAATCCGTGAGGGCGCGGTGCAGCGCATCAGACCCAAGGCAATGACTGTGGCGGTCATCGTTGCAGGCCTGCTGCCCATCCTCTGGAGCAGCGGTACCGGCAGCGAGGTCATGAGTCGCATCGCGGTGCCCATGGTGGGCGGGATGCTGACCGCTCCATTGCTCTCCCTGTTTGTAATACCTGCGGCGTACTGGCTGGTCCGTCGCCGCGAACTCGCTGTAACAACCCCTCACTTTTCAGGAGTAATCCAATGA
- a CDS encoding efflux RND transporter periplasmic adaptor subunit, which produces MRGRSIGLVVAAALAIGIGAGFWLGGRGTVTPSQPDGEQKALYWYDPMYPQQHFPAPGKSPFMDMPLVPKYSDDANDKGQLAVQVSAGLQQNLGIRLATVTAGRLERSLSVSGVLAFDERDFSVLQARTGGYVERAYGRATGDIVVKGAPLADVLTPEWAGLQEEYLALRHSGDAQLTAAARQRLVLSGMPVDLINRVASTGKVQLSVTLSAPTAGVIQVLDLRPGMTLTPGATLARINGVANVWLEAAVPEAQAQGLHEGQPVQAQLPAFPGDPVPGKLTALLADADLQSRTLRLRIELPNPDGRLRPGMTAQVALHPSVSAEESLLVPAEAVIRTGKRDLVMLAEDDGRFRPVEVVLGQESKGQVAVLQGLQAGQRIVASGQFLLDSEANLKGIEAATAQDAQPKAGPALHEANGRIVQIDGAQLTVAHGPFLTLGMPGMTMTFPVADQSLLDGLKVGAQIRFGIRERDEGMVVEQIKVLEGQP; this is translated from the coding sequence ATGAGGGGTAGGTCGATTGGTTTGGTTGTGGCTGCTGCCCTTGCTATTGGGATAGGTGCGGGCTTCTGGCTGGGTGGACGTGGCACGGTTACCCCATCTCAGCCAGATGGTGAGCAAAAAGCGCTGTACTGGTACGACCCGATGTATCCCCAGCAGCATTTCCCGGCACCCGGTAAATCGCCATTCATGGATATGCCGCTCGTGCCCAAGTATTCAGACGACGCGAATGACAAGGGGCAGCTCGCGGTTCAGGTCTCGGCTGGGCTCCAGCAAAATCTCGGGATTCGATTGGCAACGGTGACGGCTGGCCGGCTTGAACGATCCCTGAGCGTGAGCGGCGTTCTGGCGTTCGACGAACGCGACTTCAGCGTATTGCAGGCCCGTACTGGCGGTTACGTCGAACGCGCATATGGCCGAGCGACGGGGGACATAGTTGTCAAAGGGGCTCCTCTAGCCGATGTGCTGACCCCGGAGTGGGCTGGTTTGCAGGAAGAATATCTGGCGTTGCGACATTCCGGCGACGCTCAGCTGACGGCGGCGGCGCGACAGCGGCTCGTGCTCTCCGGCATGCCGGTCGACCTGATCAACCGGGTCGCGAGTACTGGGAAGGTGCAGCTCTCGGTCACACTTTCTGCGCCTACTGCCGGTGTAATCCAGGTTCTCGATCTACGACCCGGCATGACGCTGACGCCGGGGGCTACCTTGGCAAGGATCAACGGAGTGGCCAACGTCTGGCTGGAAGCCGCCGTGCCAGAAGCCCAGGCTCAAGGTCTCCACGAAGGCCAGCCTGTACAGGCGCAATTGCCAGCGTTTCCAGGTGATCCCGTACCGGGCAAGCTGACTGCGCTGTTGGCCGATGCCGACTTGCAAAGCCGTACTTTGCGCCTGCGTATCGAGTTGCCCAACCCGGATGGACGGCTTCGTCCTGGAATGACCGCACAGGTGGCTCTCCATCCCAGCGTGTCCGCCGAGGAGAGTCTCTTGGTGCCTGCCGAGGCGGTCATACGCACCGGCAAGCGGGATCTGGTGATGCTGGCTGAAGACGATGGTCGCTTCCGACCGGTGGAAGTCGTGTTGGGTCAGGAGAGCAAGGGGCAAGTTGCGGTGTTGCAGGGCCTTCAGGCAGGTCAGCGCATCGTCGCATCCGGGCAATTCCTGCTGGACTCCGAAGCTAATTTGAAAGGCATCGAAGCGGCGACGGCGCAGGATGCTCAGCCCAAAGCGGGGCCCGCCCTCCATGAAGCGAACGGCCGTATCGTGCAGATAGACGGAGCCCAGCTCACCGTTGCCCATGGTCCCTTCCTCACCCTGGGCATGCCTGGGATGACCATGACCTTTCCGGTGGCTGATCAGTCGCTCCTTGATGGCCTCAAGGTCGGTGCGCAGATTCGCTTTGGCATACGCGAACGAGACGAGGGCATGGTGGTTGAGCAGATCAAAGTGTTGGAGGGCCAACCATGA